A portion of the Kribbella jejuensis genome contains these proteins:
- a CDS encoding MMPL family transporter: MTVDTSIRQVTRPGLLHRVSGWAMRHAGLALLLWVLVLAAVIAAATVVGANYRSDNSLPGTDSQRVTDIFQAHQPKGDTASVQLVVRAGGGLDADKSQLASMLAAVRGLPHVSSVADPTMSTDRRTAYSSVSLDVAAADMPVDGVRTIIHRAQDFARPGFQVEVGGDLARSAADSSGGASEGAGILAALVILVFLFGSLLAATLPLLTAVFAVGSTVGLLMLASHLFKVPEYTTPVMMLVGLGVGIDYALLIFSRYRHELLKGTADPKVVALDTAGRSVMFAGCTVVIALLGLLALGLGSLQGIALGVTMTVLMTMLAAVTLLPSLLTLFGKRIERSVRKHAAKQRRTPGDGWRRLAGAVQRAPWVPLVLGVLALIALSLPALGMRLGFADAGTDAPAKTSRKAYDLLAEGFGPGFNGPLVIVSEGDGKSLGPTLMKDPDIAAVTPPQLTPDGKIATVLAFPKSAPQDAATSDLVKRLRKDTLPQLEGTHLVGGATAAADDFASAVSKRLPIFVLVVVGLSALLLMAVFRSVLIPLKAAVLNLLSIGASLGMITLVFQHGWFGAQAGPIEAFVPVMIFAIVFGLSMDYEVFLVSRIHEEWRRTRDARAAVREGLATTGSVITAAAAIMIVVFGAFLLSPDRMLKQFGLGLATAVLLDALLIRCVIVPAVLRLFGERAWWLPRALDRILPKIKLEDH; this comes from the coding sequence ATGACAGTGGACACCTCGATCCGACAGGTCACCCGGCCCGGCCTGCTGCACCGGGTCTCGGGCTGGGCGATGCGGCACGCGGGCCTGGCGCTGCTGCTCTGGGTGCTGGTGCTGGCCGCGGTGATCGCCGCGGCGACGGTCGTCGGCGCCAACTACCGCAGCGACAACTCGTTGCCGGGGACCGACTCCCAACGGGTGACGGACATCTTCCAGGCGCATCAGCCGAAGGGCGACACGGCGTCGGTGCAGCTCGTGGTCAGAGCTGGCGGCGGGCTGGACGCGGACAAGTCCCAGCTGGCGTCGATGCTGGCCGCCGTCCGCGGGCTTCCGCACGTGTCCTCGGTCGCGGACCCGACAATGTCGACAGATCGACGTACGGCGTACTCGTCCGTGAGCCTGGACGTGGCGGCGGCGGACATGCCGGTGGACGGCGTCCGAACGATCATCCATCGCGCGCAGGACTTCGCCCGGCCAGGCTTCCAGGTCGAGGTCGGTGGAGACCTGGCGCGGAGCGCGGCGGACAGCTCTGGTGGTGCGTCCGAGGGTGCTGGCATCCTGGCCGCCTTGGTGATCCTGGTGTTCCTGTTCGGATCGTTGCTCGCGGCAACACTGCCGCTGCTGACGGCGGTGTTCGCGGTCGGTAGCACGGTCGGCTTGCTGATGCTCGCGTCGCATCTGTTCAAGGTGCCGGAGTACACCACGCCGGTGATGATGCTGGTCGGGCTCGGTGTCGGCATCGACTACGCGTTGCTGATCTTCTCGCGGTACCGGCACGAGCTGTTGAAGGGCACGGCCGATCCGAAGGTCGTTGCCCTCGATACTGCCGGCCGTTCGGTGATGTTCGCCGGGTGCACTGTCGTGATCGCGTTGCTCGGTCTGCTGGCGTTGGGGCTCGGATCGCTGCAGGGCATCGCATTGGGCGTGACGATGACCGTGTTGATGACGATGCTCGCGGCGGTCACGTTACTGCCGTCGTTGCTCACGCTCTTCGGCAAGCGGATCGAGCGCAGCGTACGCAAGCACGCCGCGAAGCAGCGCCGTACTCCGGGCGACGGTTGGCGGAGGCTGGCCGGCGCCGTACAGCGTGCCCCGTGGGTGCCGCTCGTTCTCGGGGTGCTTGCCTTGATCGCACTGTCCTTGCCGGCGTTGGGCATGCGACTCGGGTTCGCGGACGCGGGGACGGATGCTCCGGCGAAGACGAGCCGGAAGGCGTACGACCTGTTGGCAGAGGGGTTCGGCCCCGGGTTCAACGGCCCGCTGGTGATCGTGTCCGAGGGGGATGGGAAGTCGCTCGGGCCGACGCTGATGAAGGATCCGGACATCGCCGCGGTGACGCCGCCGCAGTTGACGCCGGACGGGAAGATCGCGACGGTACTGGCGTTTCCGAAATCGGCGCCGCAGGACGCGGCGACCAGCGACCTCGTCAAGCGGCTCCGGAAGGACACGTTGCCGCAGCTCGAAGGGACCCATCTGGTCGGCGGAGCGACGGCGGCCGCGGACGACTTCGCGTCGGCGGTGAGCAAGCGGCTGCCGATCTTCGTACTGGTGGTCGTCGGCCTGTCGGCACTGCTGCTGATGGCGGTGTTCCGGTCGGTGCTGATTCCGTTGAAGGCCGCCGTACTCAACCTGCTCAGCATCGGCGCCTCGCTCGGCATGATCACGCTGGTCTTCCAGCATGGCTGGTTCGGCGCGCAGGCCGGGCCCATCGAAGCGTTCGTCCCGGTGATGATCTTCGCGATCGTGTTCGGACTGTCGATGGACTACGAGGTGTTCCTGGTGTCCCGGATCCACGAGGAGTGGCGGCGGACAAGGGATGCCCGAGCCGCGGTGCGCGAAGGCCTCGCGACCACAGGCAGCGTGATCACGGCGGCGGCCGCGATCATGATCGTGGTCTTCGGAGCCTTCCTGCTCAGCCCGGACCGCATGCTGAAACAGTTCGGGCTCGGCCTGGCCACCGCAGTCCTACTCGACGCGCTGCTGATCCGATGCGTCATCGTTCCCGCCGTCCTGCGCCTCTTCGGCGAACGCGCCTGGTGGCTACCGCGAGCCCTCGACCGAATCCTCCCGAAGATCAAGCTCGAGGATCACTAG
- a CDS encoding anti-sigma factor family protein has translation MTDPGLPTSEHLEHLDTDTIADLIENLLPAPEAHRAREHVKACPECQQTYDALLQLTEDLAEEGRSDIPIPTEVAEHLDAVIVSESVLRASTVGVHSLAQIREEPRRHLPKLLGAAAGVVLIAALGVGVVFATKDQANEGAASTDTNTPPADTVTISSKDIGSATRRWLDHTPGAILHGSNDEQSCARAFAAGLSNSSLRLVQPAKVDGKRSTLIGLQGPTASQIQVFAVTGCSSPGGVGTSFYDTTVTLSNR, from the coding sequence ATGACCGATCCCGGTCTGCCGACCAGCGAGCACCTCGAGCACCTGGACACGGACACGATCGCCGACCTGATCGAGAACCTGCTGCCTGCCCCCGAGGCGCATCGCGCTCGTGAGCATGTGAAGGCATGCCCGGAGTGCCAGCAGACCTACGACGCCCTGCTGCAGCTGACCGAGGACCTGGCCGAGGAGGGGCGCAGCGACATCCCGATACCGACCGAGGTCGCGGAGCACCTGGACGCGGTGATCGTGTCCGAGTCGGTACTGCGCGCCTCCACCGTCGGCGTGCACTCGCTGGCACAGATTCGCGAGGAGCCGCGCCGGCACCTGCCGAAGCTGCTCGGCGCGGCTGCCGGTGTGGTGCTGATCGCCGCGCTCGGCGTCGGTGTCGTGTTCGCCACCAAGGACCAGGCGAACGAGGGTGCCGCATCCACCGACACCAACACCCCGCCGGCCGACACGGTGACGATCAGCAGCAAGGACATCGGCTCGGCGACCAGGCGCTGGCTGGACCACACGCCGGGCGCGATCCTGCACGGGTCGAACGACGAGCAGTCCTGCGCCCGGGCGTTCGCGGCCGGCCTGTCGAACTCGAGCCTCCGGCTCGTCCAGCCCGCGAAGGTGGACGGCAAGCGGTCCACGCTGATCGGCCTGCAAGGCCCGACGGCAAGCCAGATCCAGGTCTTCGCGGTCACCGGATGTAGCAGTCCGGGTGGCGTCGGCACGTCGTTCTACGACACCACGGTGACGCTGAGCAACCGCTGA
- the sigM gene encoding RNA polymerase sigma factor SigM, protein MTAHVDSGNPPPRPDVPRIGMNEPVTQGGAQHAQAVGYDQLDDHELLRMHVAGNPDTFGFLVKRHRDRMWAVAIRTLGEPEEAADALQEAFISAFRRADSFRGDAKVTTWLHRIVVNACLDRIRRRQVRAADPLPEDEDRAAELAGPAEDDPAEVRERRMDVLNALKQINEDQRAALVLVDMEGYSIEEAAAILDCAPGTVKSRCARGRAKLLPLLRHWQTSRENSTPEAVGTE, encoded by the coding sequence ATGACCGCTCACGTCGACTCGGGCAATCCGCCGCCCCGTCCGGACGTCCCGCGTATCGGCATGAACGAACCCGTGACGCAGGGCGGCGCGCAGCATGCCCAGGCGGTCGGCTACGACCAGTTGGACGACCACGAACTGCTCCGGATGCACGTGGCCGGCAACCCGGACACGTTCGGGTTCCTGGTCAAGCGGCACCGGGACCGGATGTGGGCGGTCGCGATCCGGACCCTCGGCGAGCCCGAGGAGGCCGCCGACGCGCTCCAGGAGGCGTTCATCTCCGCGTTCCGCCGGGCGGACTCGTTCCGCGGCGACGCCAAGGTGACCACCTGGCTGCACCGGATCGTGGTGAACGCCTGCCTGGACCGGATCCGCCGCCGGCAGGTCCGCGCCGCCGATCCACTGCCGGAGGACGAGGACCGCGCCGCCGAACTGGCCGGCCCGGCCGAGGACGACCCGGCCGAGGTCCGGGAACGCCGGATGGACGTGCTGAACGCCCTCAAGCAGATCAACGAGGACCAGCGCGCCGCACTGGTCCTGGTCGACATGGAGGGGTACTCGATCGAGGAAGCGGCCGCGATCCTGGACTGCGCCCCCGGTACGGTCAAGTCCCGCTGCGCGCGCGGTCGCGCGAAGCTGCTCCCGCTGCTGCGGCACTGGCAGACGTCGCGGGAAAATTCCACCCCGGAAGCAGTGGGAACCGAATGA
- a CDS encoding PLP-dependent aminotransferase family protein, with the protein MSADVPDVRQTRLDNYVEAYAARTKGMTASEIRALFSVASRPEVVSLAGGMPNIGGLPLDVVGGAVRDLVIDNGAVAMQYGSGQGDPTLRDQICDIMRLEGIEAHPDDVVVTVGSQQAVDLVTRVFCDPGDVVICEAPSYVGALGVFRAYQCEVVHVAMDDDGVVPEALEQAIASVRAAGKRIKFFYTIPNFHNPAGVSLSDERRARVLEICQRASVLVLEDNPYGLLGFEGEPQRALRADDREGVIYLGSFSKTFAPGFRVGWAVAPHAVREKLVLAQESATLCPPIFSQLAISSYLIRHDWMGQVKQFREMYRERRDAMLAALTEKMPAATTWTRPRGGFYVWLTLPEGLDAKAMLPRAVTARVAYVPGTAFFADGFGSQCMRLSYCHPTPERITEGVGRLAAVIHEELELRQTFGPLPPGAGRDYDAPGPELS; encoded by the coding sequence GTGAGTGCTGACGTGCCCGATGTCCGGCAGACCCGTCTCGACAACTACGTCGAGGCGTACGCAGCCCGGACCAAGGGCATGACCGCATCGGAGATCCGTGCCCTCTTCTCGGTCGCCAGCCGGCCCGAGGTCGTCTCGCTGGCCGGCGGCATGCCGAACATCGGCGGCCTGCCGCTGGACGTGGTCGGCGGCGCGGTCCGCGACCTGGTGATCGACAACGGCGCCGTCGCGATGCAGTACGGCTCCGGTCAGGGTGACCCGACGCTGCGTGACCAGATCTGCGACATCATGCGGCTCGAGGGCATCGAGGCGCACCCGGACGACGTCGTGGTCACGGTCGGCAGCCAGCAGGCCGTCGACCTGGTGACACGGGTGTTCTGCGACCCGGGCGACGTGGTGATCTGCGAGGCACCGTCGTACGTCGGCGCGCTCGGCGTGTTCCGTGCGTACCAGTGCGAAGTCGTGCACGTCGCGATGGACGACGACGGCGTCGTCCCGGAGGCGCTGGAGCAAGCGATCGCATCCGTGCGCGCGGCCGGCAAGCGGATCAAGTTCTTCTACACGATCCCCAACTTCCACAACCCCGCCGGGGTCTCGCTGTCCGACGAGCGGCGGGCGCGGGTGCTGGAGATCTGCCAGCGGGCCTCGGTGCTGGTGCTGGAGGACAACCCGTACGGGCTGCTCGGGTTCGAAGGCGAGCCGCAGCGCGCGCTGCGGGCGGACGATCGCGAAGGCGTGATCTACCTGGGCTCGTTCTCGAAGACGTTCGCGCCCGGGTTCCGGGTCGGCTGGGCGGTCGCGCCGCACGCCGTGCGGGAGAAACTCGTGCTGGCGCAGGAGTCCGCGACGCTGTGCCCACCGATCTTCAGTCAGCTCGCTATCTCGTCGTACCTGATCCGGCACGACTGGATGGGGCAGGTGAAGCAGTTCCGCGAGATGTACCGCGAGCGCCGGGACGCGATGCTCGCGGCGCTCACCGAGAAGATGCCGGCGGCAACGACCTGGACGCGGCCGCGGGGTGGCTTCTACGTCTGGCTGACGCTGCCCGAAGGGCTGGACGCGAAGGCGATGCTGCCGCGGGCGGTCACGGCGCGGGTCGCGTACGTGCCCGGAACCGCCTTCTTCGCCGACGGTTTCGGCTCCCAGTGCATGCGGTTGTCGTACTGTCATCCGACGCCGGAGCGGATCACCGAAGGCGTCGGCCGGCTGGCCGCGGTGATCCACGAGGAGCTCGAGCTCCGGCAGACGTTCGGCCCGCTGCCGCCCGGCGCCGGCCGCGACTACGACGCACCGGGGCCGGAGCTTTCGTAG
- the trxB gene encoding thioredoxin-disulfide reductase — MSDSTVRNVIIVGSGPAGYTAAVYAARAALEPLVFEGSVTAGGALMNTTEVENFPGFSQGIMGPALMDEMRTQAERFGAELVPDDVIKLDLTGNIKIVTDSSGTEHRAKAVILAMGSGYRKLGLPDEDRMSGHGVSWCATCDGFFFRDQEIAVVGGGDSAVEEATFLTKFAKKVHLVHRRDELRASKIMADRAFANDKLEFQWNSEVDKIHGEDKLSHLTLKDTVTGETRELPATGLFIAIGHDPRSELVKGQVELDAEGYVLVKPDSTATNLPGVFAAGDLVDHTYRQAITAAGTGCAAALDAERYLATLEDAATAAAAAATTQPVTV, encoded by the coding sequence ATGAGCGACTCCACTGTTCGCAATGTCATCATCGTCGGCTCCGGTCCGGCCGGTTACACCGCCGCCGTGTACGCCGCACGCGCGGCGCTGGAGCCGTTGGTGTTCGAAGGCTCCGTCACCGCCGGTGGCGCGCTGATGAACACCACCGAGGTGGAGAACTTCCCCGGCTTCTCGCAGGGCATCATGGGCCCCGCGCTGATGGACGAGATGCGCACCCAGGCCGAGCGGTTCGGCGCCGAACTGGTCCCGGACGACGTGATCAAGCTCGACCTGACCGGCAACATCAAGATCGTCACCGACTCCTCCGGCACCGAGCACCGCGCGAAGGCCGTCATCCTGGCGATGGGCTCCGGCTACCGCAAGCTGGGCCTGCCCGACGAGGACCGCATGTCCGGACACGGCGTGTCCTGGTGTGCGACGTGTGACGGCTTCTTCTTCCGCGACCAGGAGATCGCGGTCGTCGGCGGTGGCGACTCTGCCGTCGAGGAGGCCACCTTCCTGACCAAGTTCGCGAAGAAGGTGCACCTGGTGCACCGCCGCGACGAGCTGCGCGCTTCGAAGATCATGGCCGACCGGGCGTTCGCCAACGACAAGCTGGAGTTCCAGTGGAACTCCGAGGTCGACAAGATCCACGGTGAGGACAAGCTCAGCCACCTGACGCTGAAGGACACCGTTACCGGCGAGACCCGCGAGCTGCCGGCCACCGGCCTGTTCATCGCGATCGGCCACGACCCGCGCTCGGAGCTGGTCAAGGGCCAGGTCGAGCTGGACGCGGAGGGCTACGTGCTGGTCAAGCCGGACAGCACCGCGACCAACCTGCCGGGCGTGTTCGCGGCCGGCGACCTGGTGGACCACACCTACCGGCAGGCGATCACCGCCGCCGGCACCGGTTGTGCCGCCGCGCTGGACGCCGAGCGCTACCTGGCCACGCTGGAGGACGCGGCGACCGCCGCGGCCGCGGCGGCCACCACTCAGCCAGTCACTGTCTGA
- a CDS encoding PadR family transcriptional regulator — MKADALRGHLDPMILAVVEHEPLHGYAIMEALLARSGGELDLPTGTLYPALRRLERAGYLASEWSTVGGRKRRTYQLTSSGAKMLASGKQEWLTFRAVVEGVLRPGQA; from the coding sequence ATGAAGGCGGATGCGCTGCGTGGACACCTGGACCCGATGATCCTGGCGGTCGTCGAGCACGAGCCGCTGCACGGCTACGCGATCATGGAGGCGCTGCTGGCCCGCAGCGGCGGTGAGCTCGACCTGCCGACCGGCACGCTCTACCCGGCGCTGCGGCGGCTCGAGCGGGCCGGCTACCTGGCCAGTGAGTGGAGCACCGTCGGCGGACGGAAACGCCGTACCTATCAGCTCACCAGTTCCGGCGCGAAGATGCTTGCCTCAGGCAAGCAGGAGTGGCTGACCTTCCGCGCTGTGGTGGAAGGAGTGTTACGCCCGGGACAGGCGTAG
- a CDS encoding GNAT family N-acetyltransferase gives MARRLEPLTLANLDELPVPCRHCVFWELDPVAARQAVRNGDTALEKEAWLSQLLLDWGTAGMVLYVDDEPAGFAVYAPAKYLPRVQAFPTAPVSPDAVVLATGRVLPRYLGLGLGKILVQAVAKDVLKRGFRAVEAFGDSRWDGPSCVWPTEFLRAVGFGVVREHPRNPRLRLDLRSAITWRSEMEAAVERLMGAIRPEHSPPAPVTVRDALRSGSE, from the coding sequence ATGGCCCGACGGCTCGAACCGCTGACGCTCGCCAACCTCGACGAGCTACCGGTGCCGTGCCGTCATTGCGTCTTCTGGGAGCTCGACCCGGTGGCCGCCCGGCAGGCGGTCCGCAACGGCGACACCGCGCTCGAGAAGGAGGCGTGGCTGTCCCAGCTGCTGCTCGACTGGGGTACCGCGGGGATGGTGCTGTACGTCGACGACGAGCCGGCCGGGTTCGCCGTGTACGCCCCGGCGAAGTACCTGCCCCGCGTCCAGGCGTTCCCGACCGCACCGGTCAGCCCGGACGCCGTCGTACTCGCGACCGGGCGGGTCCTGCCGCGGTACCTGGGACTCGGGCTGGGGAAGATCCTGGTCCAGGCGGTCGCCAAGGACGTCCTCAAGCGCGGGTTCCGGGCTGTCGAGGCGTTCGGCGACTCGCGCTGGGACGGGCCGAGCTGCGTGTGGCCGACCGAGTTCCTCCGGGCGGTGGGTTTCGGCGTGGTGCGGGAGCATCCGCGCAACCCGAGGCTGCGGCTCGACCTGCGCTCGGCGATCACGTGGCGCAGTGAGATGGAGGCGGCCGTCGAGCGCCTGATGGGCGCGATCCGGCCGGAGCACTCGCCGCCTGCCCCGGTCACGGTCCGGGACGCGTTGAGGTCCGGCTCCGAATGA
- a CDS encoding permease prefix domain 1-containing protein: MSTPSTPVDDYLAALSRELRGPRRRKADLLAEARDHLTDATEAFEADGHERYDAEREAVADFGDLADVVPGYRAELAISQSRRTAMMLLFALLIQPIVWQGGAWIWTQEPQSTSALNELLQTMVRAVGIVVIAGAVLAVIGTGIGVRYPVVREHLGRVTALFALVGSALVAGMGVLMAATSSHAPGVPAFGVVGAFVVLPLVLVSVQAERCLRLSRA, from the coding sequence GTGTCCACACCCAGTACGCCGGTCGACGACTACCTGGCCGCACTGAGCCGCGAGCTGCGGGGGCCGCGACGCCGCAAGGCGGATCTCCTGGCCGAGGCCCGGGATCACCTGACCGACGCCACCGAGGCGTTCGAGGCGGACGGGCACGAGCGGTACGACGCGGAGCGTGAGGCGGTCGCGGACTTCGGCGACCTCGCCGACGTCGTACCCGGGTACCGCGCCGAGCTGGCGATCAGCCAGAGTCGTCGTACCGCGATGATGTTGCTGTTCGCGCTGCTGATCCAGCCGATCGTGTGGCAGGGCGGCGCCTGGATCTGGACGCAGGAGCCGCAGTCGACGAGCGCTCTGAACGAGCTGCTGCAGACGATGGTCCGCGCGGTCGGCATCGTGGTGATCGCCGGTGCGGTACTTGCCGTGATCGGTACCGGGATCGGCGTGCGCTATCCCGTGGTGCGTGAGCACCTCGGTCGGGTGACGGCGCTCTTCGCCCTGGTTGGATCCGCGCTGGTCGCCGGGATGGGCGTGCTGATGGCGGCGACCAGCTCGCACGCTCCGGGCGTGCCCGCGTTCGGCGTCGTCGGGGCGTTCGTCGTCCTGCCGCTGGTGCTGGTCAGCGTCCAGGCCGAGCGCTGCCTACGCCTGTCCCGGGCGTAA
- a CDS encoding DUF2784 domain-containing protein has product MIWRVLADAVMVLHGALLLFFVVGGFLAWRWPRLIWFHLAIVVWNLVITLVDFGCPVTATEKYFRRLGGETVYQSGYIHHYLEGHLWPEGSTPVVEQVGFALVLIAYAGYFVVLHRRRKLRGESVGPRT; this is encoded by the coding sequence ATGATCTGGCGGGTGCTGGCGGATGCGGTCATGGTCCTGCACGGCGCCCTGCTGCTGTTCTTCGTGGTCGGCGGATTTCTCGCCTGGCGCTGGCCGCGGCTGATCTGGTTCCACCTCGCGATCGTGGTCTGGAACCTCGTCATCACGCTGGTCGACTTCGGCTGCCCGGTCACCGCGACCGAGAAGTACTTCCGCCGCCTGGGCGGCGAGACCGTCTACCAGAGCGGCTACATCCATCACTACCTCGAAGGCCATCTCTGGCCCGAGGGATCAACACCGGTCGTGGAGCAGGTCGGCTTCGCGCTGGTGCTGATCGCGTACGCCGGCTACTTCGTCGTACTGCACCGTCGCAGGAAGCTCAGGGGCGAGTCAGTGGGACCCCGGACGTGA
- a CDS encoding D-alanine--D-alanine ligase family protein, translating to MSDLGRVLVLAGGLSHERDVSLRSGRRVADALRSVGVEVEQRDVDASLVDRLRADPPDAVFPVLHGVTGEDGALRQVLDLYGVPYVGADAAACRTAFDKPVASTVVGNAGLHTPASVVLGHDTFRELGAAALMEAVVGQIGLPLVVKPARGGSALGASIVRSADELPAAMVNCYAYGPVALIEQYVDGTEVAVTVVDTGDGPRALPAVEIRPDSGFYDYEARYTAGATQFVVPARLEPEAAGACAAAAVQAHQALGLRDLSRTDLVVDAAGVPWFLEVNVAPGMTETSLVPLAAEAAGIELGVLCRDLLATAAAR from the coding sequence ATGAGTGATCTGGGTCGAGTGCTGGTACTGGCCGGTGGTCTGTCGCACGAGCGGGACGTCTCGCTGCGCTCCGGCCGCCGGGTCGCGGACGCCCTGCGCAGTGTCGGGGTCGAGGTCGAGCAGCGTGATGTCGACGCCTCCCTCGTCGACCGGCTGCGCGCGGATCCGCCGGACGCGGTGTTCCCCGTCCTGCACGGCGTCACCGGCGAGGACGGCGCGCTCCGCCAGGTCCTCGACCTGTACGGCGTTCCGTACGTCGGCGCCGACGCGGCCGCGTGCCGGACGGCGTTCGACAAGCCGGTCGCGTCGACGGTCGTCGGCAATGCGGGTCTGCACACGCCCGCGTCCGTCGTCCTCGGGCACGACACGTTCCGCGAGCTGGGCGCCGCCGCGCTGATGGAGGCCGTCGTCGGGCAGATCGGGCTGCCGCTGGTCGTGAAGCCGGCCCGTGGTGGTTCAGCGCTGGGCGCTTCGATCGTGCGGTCGGCGGACGAGCTGCCGGCGGCGATGGTGAACTGCTACGCCTACGGTCCGGTGGCGTTGATCGAGCAGTACGTCGACGGGACGGAGGTCGCCGTGACGGTCGTCGACACGGGCGACGGTCCGCGGGCGTTGCCGGCTGTGGAGATTCGGCCGGACTCGGGGTTCTACGACTACGAGGCGCGGTACACGGCCGGGGCGACGCAGTTCGTCGTACCCGCTCGGCTGGAGCCGGAGGCGGCGGGTGCTTGCGCCGCGGCCGCCGTACAGGCTCATCAGGCGCTCGGTCTGCGCGACCTGTCGCGGACGGACCTGGTTGTGGATGCCGCCGGGGTGCCATGGTTCCTGGAAGTCAATGTGGCGCCGGGGATGACTGAAACGTCGTTGGTACCGCTGGCCGCCGAGGCCGCCGGGATCGAGCTCGGTGTGCTCTGCCGTGACCTGCTCGCCACCGCTGCCGCACGCTGA
- the trxA gene encoding thioredoxin — MGEKMNAVTDAEFDQTVLKSDKPVLVDFWAEWCGPCRQVSPILEELNQDHGDKITFLKMNVDENPVTPSNYKVTGIPTINVYVNGELAKSIVGAKPKAALLKELADFTA, encoded by the coding sequence GTGGGCGAGAAGATGAACGCTGTCACCGACGCCGAGTTCGACCAGACCGTGCTGAAGAGCGACAAGCCGGTTCTGGTGGACTTCTGGGCGGAGTGGTGTGGCCCGTGCCGCCAGGTTTCCCCCATCCTGGAGGAACTGAACCAGGACCACGGCGACAAGATCACGTTCCTGAAGATGAACGTGGACGAGAACCCGGTCACCCCGAGCAACTACAAGGTCACCGGTATCCCTACCATCAACGTCTACGTGAACGGTGAGCTCGCGAAGTCCATCGTCGGCGCCAAGCCGAAGGCGGCGCTGCTGAAGGAGCTCGCCGACTTCACTGCCTGA
- a CDS encoding N-acetylmuramoyl-L-alanine amidase: MDSPHGVYRIGDSGEAVAEIVGKLQRLGLLQGGHDVYDEATAHAVRGFQQQRGLMIDGIVGPQTYRAIDDARWRLGDRLLTYVPAHPLSGDDVLSLQAKLQELGFAVARIDGIFGADTQRAVTEFQRNMGLPADGTCGPSTFKALQRIRPMATGGRPDALRAREAVRAAGPRLSGKTVVIDPGHGGFDYGWEGYGLRESDIAYDLAARIEGRLGATGVRAYLSRGRDQGPDELSRAAFANETDANLCVSLHTDGSTNPDAQGVATYFYGNDLHGATSSVGEQFAGLVQREIVARTDLLDCRTHAKTWDLLRRTKMPAVRLEIGYVTNPHDSARLADPAFRDVIAEAIVVAIQRVYLPPDQDAATGMLRLGQLTV, from the coding sequence ATGGATTCCCCGCACGGCGTGTACCGCATCGGCGACAGCGGTGAGGCGGTCGCAGAGATCGTCGGCAAACTGCAACGACTCGGACTGCTCCAGGGCGGTCACGACGTCTACGACGAGGCGACCGCACACGCTGTCCGGGGCTTCCAGCAGCAACGCGGGCTGATGATCGACGGCATCGTCGGCCCGCAGACGTACCGGGCGATCGACGACGCCCGCTGGCGGCTGGGCGACCGGCTGCTGACCTACGTACCGGCGCATCCGCTCAGCGGTGACGACGTACTGAGCCTGCAGGCCAAGCTGCAGGAGCTCGGGTTCGCGGTCGCGCGGATCGACGGGATCTTCGGCGCCGACACCCAGCGGGCGGTGACCGAGTTCCAGCGGAACATGGGGCTGCCGGCCGACGGCACCTGCGGCCCGTCGACGTTCAAGGCGCTGCAGCGGATCCGCCCGATGGCGACCGGCGGCCGCCCCGACGCGCTCCGGGCCCGTGAGGCCGTTCGCGCGGCCGGCCCGCGGCTGTCCGGCAAGACTGTGGTGATCGACCCGGGCCACGGCGGCTTCGACTACGGCTGGGAGGGCTACGGCCTGCGCGAGTCCGACATCGCGTACGACCTGGCCGCCCGGATCGAGGGACGACTCGGCGCCACCGGCGTCCGCGCGTACCTGTCCCGCGGCCGCGACCAGGGCCCGGACGAGCTGTCCCGGGCCGCCTTCGCGAACGAGACCGACGCGAACCTGTGCGTCTCGCTGCACACCGACGGTTCGACCAACCCGGACGCGCAGGGCGTCGCGACGTACTTCTACGGCAACGACCTGCATGGCGCCACGTCGAGCGTCGGCGAGCAGTTCGCCGGGCTGGTGCAGCGCGAGATCGTCGCGCGTACCGACCTGCTCGACTGCCGGACCCACGCGAAGACCTGGGACCTGCTGCGGCGGACCAAGATGCCGGCCGTCCGGCTCGAGATCGGTTACGTGACCAACCCCCACGACTCGGCCCGCCTGGCCGACCCGGCCTTCCGGGACGTGATCGCCGAAGCGATCGTGGTCGCGATCCAGCGCGTCTACCTCCCCCCGGACCAAGACGCCGCCACCGGCATGCTCCGCCTCGGCCAACTCACCGTGTAG